In Pseudoalteromonas marina, a genomic segment contains:
- a CDS encoding heavy metal translocating P-type ATPase has protein sequence MEKVSHNQQLIIEGAGCASCVGKIEGALKATLGVVSAEMNFADRTVTVYGTAKTKELIKAVESVGYNAKPIDDSSATDALDEKEAADFAYYKKLMRDTFIALSLGVPLMIYSIVVGEMTVETNLERISWLVVGILTFGVMYFSGKHFYVGAWKSFKNHSANMDTLIALGTGTAWLYSMVVVFAPDAVPLMARHVYFEATAMIIGLIDLGLALEIKARGKTSEAIKRLIGLQAKTATVVRDNKEVQIGIEQVLFNDIVKVKPGEKIPVDGVVLEGHTSIDESMLTGEPMPAEKAEEDEVVAGTLNKSGMILFRATRVGKDTALAQIINMVKRAQNSKPPIGRLADVISAFFVPVVMITSVLSALAWLNFGPEPAIAFAIVSATTVLIIACPCALGLATPMSVMVGVGKAAEAGVLIRNGEALQTASKITAMILDKTGTITEGAPKVTDIILAKATDEKDVLQLAASLESGSEHPLAQAIVESALDQDIELLKIEAFNAITGFGVEASCNNKALLFGNDKLMKLKGIDLTGFVEKAQSLAKEAKTPMYFAVDGELAAIIAVADPIKSDSISAIKRLQANGIRVIMLTGDNKETAAAVAKKVGISEFLAEVLPEDKANKVKELQEGGEIVGMTGDGINDAPALALADVGFAIGTGTDVAIESADITLMRGSLHGLADAIAVSKATLRNIKQNLFGAFVYNVAGIPFAAGVLYPFFGILLSPVIAGAAMAFSSLTVVSNANRLRFFKAKEH, from the coding sequence TTGGAGAAAGTATCACATAACCAACAGCTTATCATTGAAGGTGCTGGGTGTGCTAGCTGTGTAGGCAAAATTGAAGGGGCGTTGAAGGCAACTCTTGGAGTCGTCAGTGCGGAAATGAATTTTGCTGATAGGACAGTAACAGTTTATGGGACAGCTAAAACAAAAGAGTTGATCAAAGCTGTTGAGTCAGTGGGGTATAACGCGAAGCCAATTGATGATAGCTCAGCAACAGATGCGCTTGATGAGAAAGAGGCTGCGGATTTTGCATATTACAAAAAGCTAATGCGCGATACGTTTATTGCCCTTTCACTCGGCGTTCCTTTGATGATCTACAGCATTGTAGTTGGAGAAATGACGGTTGAAACAAACCTTGAACGAATTTCTTGGTTGGTTGTAGGCATTTTAACTTTTGGTGTTATGTATTTTTCAGGCAAGCATTTCTATGTAGGAGCATGGAAGAGCTTCAAAAATCATTCAGCCAATATGGACACCCTAATTGCTTTAGGAACAGGCACGGCTTGGTTGTATTCGATGGTTGTCGTGTTTGCACCTGACGCTGTTCCATTGATGGCACGGCATGTTTATTTTGAAGCTACCGCCATGATCATTGGCTTAATTGATTTAGGTTTAGCATTAGAAATCAAAGCCAGAGGTAAAACCTCTGAGGCCATTAAACGTCTTATCGGCTTGCAAGCCAAAACAGCAACCGTGGTTCGTGACAACAAAGAAGTTCAGATAGGTATTGAGCAGGTTTTATTTAACGATATTGTGAAGGTAAAACCGGGTGAAAAAATTCCCGTCGATGGCGTGGTATTGGAAGGACACACCTCTATTGATGAGTCCATGCTGACAGGCGAACCTATGCCTGCTGAAAAAGCTGAAGAAGATGAGGTTGTCGCAGGTACTTTGAACAAATCAGGCATGATTTTATTTAGAGCCACACGCGTTGGTAAAGACACGGCGCTTGCACAGATCATCAATATGGTGAAACGAGCACAAAATTCGAAACCGCCGATTGGCCGTTTGGCCGATGTTATTTCAGCTTTTTTCGTACCTGTCGTGATGATCACCTCTGTGTTAAGTGCGCTAGCATGGCTTAACTTTGGACCTGAGCCAGCCATTGCTTTTGCCATCGTTTCAGCAACTACTGTGCTTATTATTGCCTGCCCGTGTGCTTTAGGCTTGGCAACACCCATGTCTGTCATGGTGGGAGTAGGAAAAGCAGCAGAAGCCGGAGTGCTTATTCGCAACGGTGAGGCACTGCAAACCGCCTCTAAAATCACTGCCATGATTTTAGATAAAACGGGCACTATTACTGAAGGGGCACCTAAGGTAACCGATATTATTTTAGCAAAAGCTACTGACGAAAAAGACGTACTACAGCTTGCAGCAAGTTTAGAAAGCGGCTCAGAGCATCCTTTAGCGCAAGCGATTGTTGAAAGTGCGTTAGATCAGGATATTGAGTTACTAAAAATTGAAGCCTTTAACGCCATTACGGGTTTTGGTGTAGAAGCAAGCTGCAACAACAAAGCCCTGCTTTTCGGAAACGATAAACTAATGAAGTTAAAAGGCATAGACCTCACAGGCTTTGTTGAAAAAGCACAGTCTTTAGCCAAAGAAGCCAAAACACCTATGTACTTTGCTGTAGATGGTGAACTTGCAGCAATCATTGCTGTTGCAGATCCTATCAAGTCAGACTCAATCTCTGCTATCAAACGGCTTCAGGCTAATGGTATACGCGTCATCATGTTAACGGGTGATAACAAGGAAACCGCTGCCGCCGTAGCTAAAAAAGTGGGTATTAGTGAGTTTCTTGCTGAAGTGCTGCCAGAAGATAAAGCCAACAAGGTGAAAGAGCTACAAGAAGGCGGCGAAATTGTTGGTATGACAGGAGATGGCATCAACGATGCTCCTGCGCTAGCGTTAGCCGATGTTGGCTTCGCCATAGGCACAGGGACTGATGTAGCTATCGAAAGTGCTGACATTACCCTAATGCGTGGTTCACTTCATGGCCTTGCTGATGCCATAGCGGTAAGCAAAGCTACTTTACGAAATATCAAACAAAACTTGTTTGGCGCGTTTGTCTATAACGTAGCCGGGATTCCTTTTGCTGCGGGGGTTCTATATCCCTTCTTTGGCATTCTGCTTAGCCCTGTAATTGCAGGTGCTGCAATGGCGTTTTCGTCATTGACTGTAGTGTCAAATGCAAATCGACTTCGCTTTTTTAAAGCAAAAGAGCATTAA
- a CDS encoding methyltransferase family protein yields the protein MNETYDYDLWSMVILNSAIFIFFAFSFVKPKTSTDWRSLSAFSAFIVALFTEMYGFPLTIYFLSGWLTETYPEVNFFAHENGHLLHTFFGFQGDAHWDPFHIVSMVLIVAGFFMLSSAWNVLHHAQKHHQLATTGWYARCRHPQYVAFILIMFGFLLQWPTIPTLAMFPILVVVYVKLAKREEAQAIAEFGSEYHRYMESTPSWIPNFNKSVEGKNHENVN from the coding sequence ATGAATGAAACATATGATTATGACTTATGGTCAATGGTGATACTGAACTCAGCAATTTTTATCTTTTTTGCCTTTAGTTTTGTCAAACCAAAAACATCAACTGATTGGAGAAGTCTAAGCGCGTTCTCTGCCTTTATTGTTGCCCTATTTACTGAAATGTATGGCTTTCCTTTAACTATCTATTTTCTGTCGGGGTGGCTGACGGAGACCTATCCAGAAGTAAATTTCTTTGCGCATGAAAATGGGCATTTATTACATACTTTCTTTGGATTTCAAGGTGATGCCCATTGGGACCCATTTCATATAGTGAGTATGGTGTTAATTGTTGCAGGTTTCTTTATGTTGTCTTCAGCATGGAATGTATTGCATCACGCGCAAAAACATCATCAATTGGCTACAACTGGATGGTATGCAAGGTGTCGCCACCCACAGTATGTAGCTTTCATTCTAATCATGTTCGGCTTTTTATTGCAGTGGCCGACAATCCCAACACTTGCGATGTTTCCGATCTTAGTCGTTGTTTACGTCAAGCTAGCGAAACGCGAAGAAGCACAAGCGATTGCTGAGTTTGGTTCGGAGTACCACAGGTATATGGAATCGACACCAAGTTGGATCCCAAATTTTAATAAAAGTGTAGAAGGTAAAAATCATGAAAACGTTAACTAA
- a CDS encoding DUF2933 domain-containing protein, whose translation MKNQHPNFWSTPTGWAALALIAAVTYFLVLEHGQHMLQFLPYLILLLCPLMHVFMHGSHGKHGHDHSHAPDEKKEESFQELTDKNAAYRDGYIQGLEKARKESHKKESSDE comes from the coding sequence ATGAAAAATCAACACCCTAATTTTTGGTCAACACCTACAGGCTGGGCTGCACTGGCACTTATTGCCGCAGTGACCTACTTCTTAGTGCTTGAGCATGGTCAACATATGCTGCAATTTCTTCCCTACTTGATTTTATTGCTATGCCCCTTGATGCACGTATTTATGCATGGCAGTCATGGTAAACATGGTCACGATCATTCACATGCGCCTGATGAAAAAAAGGAAGAGAGCTTTCAAGAACTCACGGATAAAAATGCAGCCTATCGCGATGGCTACATACAAGGGTTAGAAAAGGCACGTAAGGAATCACATAAAAAGGAGAGCAGTGATGAATGA
- a CDS encoding cupredoxin domain-containing protein, giving the protein MMVINLLGLMLIALIVWWFWLYKPNKTIVQGNEVLIEVRDGVYSPSSIQVSASQPVTLKFMRKDQSPCAETMLIPSLDISEQLKLNEITQITLLNLSPGEHEFHCQMQMYRGVLKVV; this is encoded by the coding sequence ATGATGGTTATTAACTTATTAGGCTTAATGTTAATCGCGCTGATTGTTTGGTGGTTTTGGCTATATAAACCCAATAAAACAATCGTTCAAGGTAATGAAGTACTCATTGAAGTGAGGGATGGTGTGTATTCCCCATCCTCAATTCAGGTGTCTGCTAGCCAACCTGTCACTCTGAAGTTTATGCGCAAAGATCAATCCCCCTGCGCTGAAACAATGCTTATTCCTTCATTGGATATAAGCGAACAGCTTAAATTAAATGAAATTACTCAAATTACCCTATTGAACTTATCACCGGGAGAGCATGAGTTTCACTGTCAGATGCAAATGTATCGCGGTGTCTTAAAAGTCGTTTAG
- a CDS encoding MerR family transcriptional regulator, with the protein MKVAELAKSLGTTADTVRYYTRLGLLKPAKSVNGYKSYSNKEVSRLKFILSARNLGFSVADIKEIINESEDGKSACPLVRSLIKERLEETEKQFQAMLALRGKMSSALSRWEEMEDKAPTANMVCHLIENFEQIKKA; encoded by the coding sequence ATGAAAGTTGCGGAGCTGGCAAAAAGCCTTGGAACGACTGCTGATACGGTGCGCTATTACACCAGATTAGGATTGTTAAAACCTGCTAAGTCAGTGAACGGCTACAAGTCATACTCGAATAAAGAAGTATCGAGACTTAAATTCATTTTAAGTGCCAGAAACCTTGGTTTTTCCGTTGCAGATATCAAGGAAATTATTAATGAATCTGAAGATGGTAAAAGTGCGTGCCCATTAGTCAGAAGCCTGATCAAAGAGCGGCTTGAAGAAACAGAAAAGCAGTTTCAAGCAATGTTGGCACTTCGAGGAAAAATGTCTTCTGCGCTTTCTCGATGGGAAGAAATGGAAGACAAAGCACCGACTGCAAACATGGTTTGTCATCTCATCGAAAACTTTGAGCAAATTAAAAAAGCATAG